The window TCTCATAGAGAATCCTCCGGAAGAACCAAATCCGGGAACAGCAGGTGGTTCAAAGAATTCAATAGTAGCTCCAAGATCTTTTGATTTATTTTCCAGTTCTTCCATGACTTCCTTTACAGAATGCTTACGGTCATTCCAGCTTTTAAGGTTGATCAGACAGGTTCCTGCGTTAGAACCGCGTCCTTCTGTCATAATTTCATATCCAGCCAGAGAAGATACCGATTCTACACCATCTACTCCCATTGCGATCTTTTGCAAAGCTCTGGAAATTTTATTGGTTTGTTCCAATGTAGATCCCGGAGGAGTCTGAATAATGGCATAGATAGTTCCCTGGTCTTCATTAGGAATGAAGCCTCCGGGAAGTACTTTATTAATTACAAAAATTCCAGCACAAAAGGCAGCAAGGATTCCCCATGTTACTACTTTTCTGTTGACAATCTTTCTAAGAAATGAGGCATATTTTCCAGTGACTTTATCAAATCCATTGTTAAATGCATCTAAAGATTTCGTGAAAATATTCGATTTTTTAGGTTTTCCATGATTGTTTTTCAGTAACATCGCAGCCAAGACAGGCGTTAAGGTAAGAGCAACAACAGCCGAAATAACAATAGCACTTGCCATCGTAATGGAAAACTGACGGTAGAATGTTCCCACCGGACCTGTCATAAATGAAATCGGAATAAATACCGCTACCATTACGGCAGTGATGGCAATAATAGCTCCTGCAATTTCACCCATTACTTCTTTCACTGCTTTATAAGGAGAAATATTGCTTTCCTCCATCTTGGCGTGAACGGCTTCAATAACAACAATCGCATTATCAACCACAATTCCGATCGCCAATACCAGGGCAAACAGGGTAACAAGGTTGATGGTTAATCCAAAAAGCTGAATGACAAAGAAAGTACCAATCAAAGAAACCGGAACAGCAATAATAGGGATCAGGGTAGAACGCCAGTCACCAAGAAAAATGAAAACTACAATGGCTACAAGAATAAATGCATCTCTCAATGTATGTATTACCTGCTCAATGGAAGCATCAAGAAACTGCGAAACGTCATAACTGATTTTATAATCTACACCAGGAGGGAAGTTCCCTTTCATTTCGGCAAGCTTAGCTTTCACATCTTTGATCACATCATTGGCATTACTTCCATAATTTTGTTTTAAAACGATAGAAGCAGATGGATGTCCGTCAAGATTGGAATAAATATCAAAAAATTCACTGCCCAATTCTATTTTGGCGACGTCTTTTAATTTAACATTTTCCCCTTCAGCATTGGAACGAATGATAATATTTTCATATTCTTCAGGCTTGTTGTATTGTCCTTTGTAGGTCAATACATATTCCAGAGACTGTGCCGCAATACCGGAACTCTGGCCGATTCTTCCCGGCCGGCCGATAATACTTTGCTCACTAATGGCTTTCATGACTTCATCTACAGAAATATCATAAGCCCTCATACGGTCAGGATTCAGCCAGATACGCATCGCATATCTTCGGCTTCCCAGGATCTGAGATCTTGCAATACCATGAATACGGTTGATTTCCGGAATAATATTAACCATGGAATAATTGTAAAGGAATTTTTCATCCATACTTTTATTCGTACTGTAAAGATTAACATACATCAGCATACTTGGCTGTATGGGGTTTACTACAACCCCTTCTTTTTGTACCAGTTCCGGTAATAAAGGCATTACCTGGTCAACTCTTGTTTTTACAAGAACTACAGCCTCATTCGGGTCTGTTCCGGGATCAAAGACCACGTTCACAGTAGCTTCTCCGGCACTGGTAGCATCTGTAGTGATGTAACGCATTCCTTGGACTCCGTTAATGGCATTTTCAATGGTAATCAGGGAAGATTTTACCAATACATCTGCGCTGGCTCCAGGGTATGCAATAGAAACGGCAACTGTTGTGGGTGCAATTTTTGGAAACTGTTCTGTAGGAAGCTGCTTCATCGCAAGCCCTCCTATAAACAGGATGACAACCGAGATCACAATAGCGAAAACCGGTCGGTGTATTACTTTTTTAAACATAATGCTGCTATTAGGTTACTCTGCATACAGATCGAGGTTCGACATCACTTTCTCAGGCTTTTGGTATTTTGAACTGATCTTTTGGTTTTCCTGAACCATTCGAAGACCATCCAGAAGGATTCTCTCATCCTTTCCAAGCCCTGAAGCTACTACATAGATATGCGGTAATTCAGCAGCAATTTTTATTTCTCTTGCTTTTACTTTGTTGTCTTTGGTAATCACATAGACATATTTCTTTTCCAGTTCTTCGAAGGTTGCCTTTTGAGGAATCATCATGGCATTGGCATAAGGTGAAGTAATCACAATATTCCCGGTTTCACCATATCGTAATAATCCTTTTGGATTAAGGAATGTAGCTCTGTAGGCGATATTCCCGGTCTCATTATTAAAATCAGATTCTATAGTTTCTACGATACCATCTTGTGTAAACTCTTTTCCGTTGGCCATCATCAGACGAACATGGAGCGGATCATTATCTTTTCTGTTGCTCATGTGGTTCAGGTATTCCGCTTCCGGAACATTGAAATAAACCCACATTTTACTGTTATCAGAAAGTTCGGTTACAAGTTCACCATCACCTACAAGACTTCCTTTTCGAACATGCAATTTTCCTATAATCCCGGAAAAAGGAGCCCGGATCTCCGTGAATCTCAAATGCGTATTCATAGAAGACAGTTCAGCCTGAGCTTTTTCATATTTAGCTTTAGCCATTGCCATTTCCTGAGGGGCAACAATGTTTTTATCAGAAAGATTTTTAGTGTTCTGATATTCAATTTCTGCATATTTGGATTCCGCTTTAGCGCGGTTAACATCAGATTCATAAAGGTTAGGCATAATTTTGAACAGCAATTGTCCCTTTTGAACAAACTGTCCTTCATCTACATAAATAGCCTGAATATATCCTTTTTCCTGAGCACGCAGCTCAATATGATTAATGGAACGGATCTGGGCTACATAATCTTTATGTACGAGAGTATCTTTTACAAGAGGGCTTGTTACGTTGAATGATGCAGTTTCTGTCTTTTCCTTTTTTTCGGATTGACAGCCTACAAACAGGAGAATAAGGCACAAGTTGATATACATGAGACTTTTCTTGACCATGATAATATTGTTTTATAATAATTTATAATTGAAAAATAAGGGGCCTTACTTTCAAAAGCATGTCATGAAAGCAGGTAAGGTTTTCGAAAAAAAAATATTAAAAAATCACAGTCTGATGACCCTGTACTGAATATACAGATCATCATGTAATGGTATTAAAGACTCAGATAGAGCCAGTGAAACAGCGATTTGTTTATCGTGAAATGTAGTGACGAAGTCTGATATCAGATGCCAGAATCCATCTTTGAAAAGAGCAAGAAGTTCAGAAGAGTCCGAATGGTCTACGTTATCATCATTTTCCGAATCATTTTCCGAAAGATTTGCTCTGATTTTGTTGTAACGGGGATGGCTGGTGTTATAAGTGTCGTTGGCCTCATGAGTTTTTATAAAGTCAAAAGACTCCTGAATTTTTTTTGTCTGTTGAGTCAGAACATCAGTGGTAAAATGAAAATCAGATGGAGTATCAGTAGAAATATACTGTTGAAGCTGTCCATAGTACCAACCCAGAACGGTGAGTAACGCAAACAACAAGCTGTATAAATTTTGATAAAATCTTTTCTGCATCCCAGTGACAAAGGTAATTAAACTTCAAAATCAGAGCAAACCATAAAGATTAAAAAAGTGTTAAAAAAGTATCATTTTTACAGATAAGTCTTCATTTAGATAAAAATAAATAGAAGCGATGTCCAATCTGTTGTAGTACTTTGAGCTTTACACTAATAAAAAAGATAAAATGAATATTATTTTAATAAGTTTCTTTGGAAATGTGGAAAAGCATTTGTTAGACAACTGATGATGAGGAAATATTCAGTAATCGTTATTACTTTAATCAGGACAACTTTTCAATCACTAATCTTGTGTTTTTTGATTTGAAGTTCTTTTATCAGAAAAATTAATTATATTTTTGATTACTGTATTGATAAAGTCTTTTTTGTCAGTAGCAGGTTACTATTATTATGAGAAAATACCTTACCTATATTTTAATGTTGGGATTTCCTCTGTTGGGAGCCCAAACTAAAGTGGCTGAAAAAGCTGCTTACCAGGAGAATTGGACATTGCTGGATAAAGAAAATGCAGCTATGGCCTTTGATGCGGATGTAAAGTTATCTGATGCGGAGATCACTTTGGATAAAAAACTATTCCAGATCAGGAAGCAATTCCTTAAGGAAACAGAAAAGCAGCATATTCCTCTATATAACCGTTCTTTTAATGAAATTAAACCACTGATAGAATCCAGTAAGCTGTTTAAGGTGATACAGACAATGCCGAAAGGAGGGCTGCTGCATACCCACAGCGGTGGTCTAGCCAATGCTGAATGGCTGGTAGCTACAGCGAGAAAATATAAAGAATGCTATGTATATGATCAAAAAGATAATGATAAATTTATTCTCGGGCAGCTGGGTTTCTTTGAAAACGGAAAAGTTCCTACAGGATTTGTCAACCTTGATCAAAAGCTGAA of the Chryseobacterium capnotolerans genome contains:
- a CDS encoding efflux RND transporter permease subunit, whose protein sequence is MFKKVIHRPVFAIVISVVILFIGGLAMKQLPTEQFPKIAPTTVAVSIAYPGASADVLVKSSLITIENAINGVQGMRYITTDATSAGEATVNVVFDPGTDPNEAVVLVKTRVDQVMPLLPELVQKEGVVVNPIQPSMLMYVNLYSTNKSMDEKFLYNYSMVNIIPEINRIHGIARSQILGSRRYAMRIWLNPDRMRAYDISVDEVMKAISEQSIIGRPGRIGQSSGIAAQSLEYVLTYKGQYNKPEEYENIIIRSNAEGENVKLKDVAKIELGSEFFDIYSNLDGHPSASIVLKQNYGSNANDVIKDVKAKLAEMKGNFPPGVDYKISYDVSQFLDASIEQVIHTLRDAFILVAIVVFIFLGDWRSTLIPIIAVPVSLIGTFFVIQLFGLTINLVTLFALVLAIGIVVDNAIVVIEAVHAKMEESNISPYKAVKEVMGEIAGAIIAITAVMVAVFIPISFMTGPVGTFYRQFSITMASAIVISAVVALTLTPVLAAMLLKNNHGKPKKSNIFTKSLDAFNNGFDKVTGKYASFLRKIVNRKVVTWGILAAFCAGIFVINKVLPGGFIPNEDQGTIYAIIQTPPGSTLEQTNKISRALQKIAMGVDGVESVSSLAGYEIMTEGRGSNAGTCLINLKSWNDRKHSVKEVMEELENKSKDLGATIEFFEPPAVPGFGSSGGFSMRLLDLNRTTNYQDFDKVNKDFITQLKKRKELTGVFTFFAANYPQYELVFDNNAAMQKGVSIGKAMENLNILIGSTYEQGFIRFGQFFKVYVQSSPEFRRLPTDIMNLYVKNDRDEMVPYSAFMTMKKTQGPNEITRYNMYNSAAVRGLPAPGYTTADAIQAINETAAKSLPHGYKVAWEGLSYDEAQRGNEAIYVFLVVLVFVYLVLAAQYESFLIPFAVLCSLPVGVFGSFLLLKLMGLENDIYAQVGLIMIIGLLGKNAVLIVEFAVKRRQAGDSILEAAVEGSKARFRPILMTSFAFIAGLVPLVFARGAGAIGNHTIGASSLGGMLIGTLFGVIVIPGLYYIFAKWSDGKKMIKDEDESPLSEDMIHYE
- a CDS encoding efflux RND transporter periplasmic adaptor subunit, with the protein product MVKKSLMYINLCLILLFVGCQSEKKEKTETASFNVTSPLVKDTLVHKDYVAQIRSINHIELRAQEKGYIQAIYVDEGQFVQKGQLLFKIMPNLYESDVNRAKAESKYAEIEYQNTKNLSDKNIVAPQEMAMAKAKYEKAQAELSSMNTHLRFTEIRAPFSGIIGKLHVRKGSLVGDGELVTELSDNSKMWVYFNVPEAEYLNHMSNRKDNDPLHVRLMMANGKEFTQDGIVETIESDFNNETGNIAYRATFLNPKGLLRYGETGNIVITSPYANAMMIPQKATFEELEKKYVYVITKDNKVKAREIKIAAELPHIYVVASGLGKDERILLDGLRMVQENQKISSKYQKPEKVMSNLDLYAE